In Mytilus trossulus isolate FHL-02 chromosome 14, PNRI_Mtr1.1.1.hap1, whole genome shotgun sequence, a genomic segment contains:
- the LOC134696870 gene encoding protein zwilch homolog: MDSFEIDVFKKSIETIITSENGECLVQDVMLTYIKNNSSDFPNLSILKDLLPIHFPVIVAHKPFNKNPVKPEQSTFFEDTIYKEKPTKKPSYGDVEGSPLKLQTYADFSAFDVSSFDCTTPKYDVTIDPEDLKFGIPLKVARKLTNIFNRVVNSSMKSVPSSNSNLYHALLCFCDGSDRKRIGCVYTQKLYSENKEYVGLKSSIIKIVDPVPNNAHLPSLKKKDFSRCQVTCKATYDILNDTREVNQLDIKDNYRYRGSLMLDVSWSRSVPNLDLLHPPPPEATTTIKANVIPGSMKSAAHSLYQELSVLRNFIEGLQSSQITWIPEEERKVHIMKSVKELFDKLKQGDAYSKESDKKSTNTDTDMTEGSSKFVLSERDNFDFTDYLWKILSNCTSYQELIDPFRYIFTALSNGELQPMVHRGNNTMVAQLVRDSFSGKLRIPNLAGLYPVELLVEIGIEKLRQDYTYAFLSKDLATRENLEPFLKSESDFSTQLVQLEKMHSVIEMIAMFQFFLQIPLSSLSAIAREMIHYYERNQISNQYIFKFIVPTSSVIKDLEGCPPSTWQLASTKLVENMKETMTYLLTSDPPFKHLPVNDTNMNMKEDVNENDTKIDDTVSAEKMKRPYFLVNKMECVSVLI, from the exons ATGGATTCGTTTGAAATAGATGTTTTCAAGAAAAGTATTGAGACTATTATTACGTCTGAAAATGGAGAGTGCCTTGTTCAAGATGTCATGcttacttatataaaaaataattcatcagATTTCCCAAATCTcagtattttaaaagatttgctTCCAATACATTTTCCCGTCATTGTTGCGCACAAGCCTTTCAATAAAAATCCTGTCAAACCAGAACAGAGTACTTTCTTTGAAGACACTATCTACAAAGAGAAACCCACCAAAAAACCTTCCTATGGTGATGTAGAAGGGTCACCTCTTAAACTGCAAACATATGCAGATTTTTCAGCCTTTGACGTCAGTTCTTTTGACTGTACAACACCTAAGTATGATGTCACCATAGACCCAGAAGACTTAAAGTTTGGGATTCCATTAAAAGTAGCCAGGAagttgacaaacattttcaatagGGTAGTAAATTCTTCAATGAAGAGTGTACCATCATCAAATAGCAACCTGTATCATGCTCTTCTTTGTTTTTGTGATGGCAGTGACAGAAAGAGAATTGGATGTGTATACACTCAAAAATTATATTCTGAAAACAAGGAATATGTTGGACTTAAATCCTCCATAATCAAAATAGTTGACCCAGTACCGAATAATGCACATCTGCCaagtttgaagaaaaaagatttttccAGATGTCAAGTTACATGCAAAGCTACATATGACATTTTAAACGATACAAGAGAGGTAAATCAGCTTGATATTAAAGACAATTACAGATACAGAGGATCATTGATGCTGGATGTGTCCTGGTCCCGATCAGTCCCCAATCTTGATCTGTTGCATCCACCACCACCAGAGGCCACAACCACAATTAAAGCTAATGTAATACCTGGAAGTATGAAAAGTGCGGCTCATTCACTCTACCAAGAATTGTCTGTGttaagaaattttatagaag GCTTACAGTCGTCACAAATCACCTGGATTCCAGAGGAAGAGAGAAAGGTTCATATAATGAAATCTGTTAAGGAGTTGTTTGATAAGTTGAAACAAGGAGATGCTTATTCTAAagaatctgacaaaaaatctacCAACACTGACACTGATATGACTGAAGGGTCCAGTAAGTTTGTACTGAGTGAAAGAGATAATTTCGACTTTACAGATTACCTATGGAAGATACTCTCTAACTGCACATCATACCAGGAGCTCATTGATCCCTTTAGGTATATATTTACAGCATTAAGTAATGGAGAATTACAACCCATGGTACATAGAGGTAACAACACTATGGTAGCTCAACTTGTGCGTGATTCATTTTCAGGAAAGTTACGAATCCCAAACCTGGCTGGGTTATATCCTGTAGAGCTTCTGGTAGAAATAGGAATTGAAAAGCTACGACAGGACTACACTTATGCATTCTTGTCCAAAGATCTGGCTACCCGTGAAAACCTAgagccatttttaaaatcagaaagTGATTTCAGCACACAGCTGGTCCAGCTTGAGAAGATGCACTCTGTGATTGAGATGATTGCAATGTTTCAGTTCTTCTTACAGATCCCTCTTTCAAGTCTCAGTGCCATAGCTAGAGAAATGATTCACTACTATGAAAGAAATCAAATTTCtaatcaatatattttcaaattcatcgTTCCTACAAGTTCAGTTATCAAAGATCTAGAAGGTTGTCCACCGTCAACCTGGCAACTTGCATCAACAAAGCTAGTAGAAAACATGAAAGAGACAATGACATATTTACTGACTTCAGACCCACCTTTCAAACATTTACCTGTAAATGACACAAATATGAACATGAAAGAAGATGTGAATGAAAATGACACCAAAATTGATGATACGGTTAGTGCTGAGAAAATGAAAAGACCTTACTTTCTGGTGAACAAAATGGAATGTGTCAGTGTGTTAATTTAA
- the LOC134696871 gene encoding exosome complex component RRP43-like — protein sequence MATDFKTARPVEYYRKYLEQDVRPDGRDLSEFRRTVLNIGCVTTADGSALVKLGNTTVMCGIKAELCKPKTETPKCGFIVPNVELSPLCSPYFRSGPPGEQAQVMSQFMLEVVNHSKCVDLESLCITPGKLVWVLYCDLLCLDYDGNVTDACVLALLAALKNVCLPTISINEETDNPETDLTKRVPLPISSQPVSSTYAIFDDNILFVDPTAEEENLATGIVTIVTTDDKLCLVHKPGGSPIRPEQLTNCFDRSFDRSKEISRLIDETIHSIDR from the exons ATGGCGACAGACTTCAA AACAGCAAGACCAGTAGAAtattacagaaaatattta gaacAAGATGTTCGACCTGATGGAAGAGATCTATCAGAATTTAGAAGAACTGTACTTAACATTG GATGTGTGACAACAGCGGATGGATCTGCACTGGTCAAGCTGGGCAATACTACAGTAATGTGTGGTATTAAAGCT gAACTTTGCAAGCCAAAAACAGAAACTCCAAAATGTGGTTTTATAG TACCAAATGTTGAGTTATCTCCTCTTTGTTCTCCATATTTTCGCTCTGGGCCTCCAGGAGAACAAGCACAAGTGATGAGTCAGTTTATGTTAGAAGTTGTTAATCA ctcaaAATGTGTTGATTTGGAATCATTATGTATTACACCAGGCAAG TTAGTATGGGTATTGTACTGTGACTTGTTATGTCTGGACTATGATGGTAATGTGACAGACGCTTGTGTGTTAGCATTGTTAGCTGCACTCAAAAATG taTGTTTACCAACTATCAGTATAAATGAAGAAACAGACAACCCTGAGACAGACCTGACAAAGAGAGTACCGCTACCTATATCATCACAACCTGTATCATCTACATATGCTATATTTGATGA tAACATCCTATTTGTTGACCCCACAGCTGAGGAAGAGAACTTAGCAACTGGCATTGTAACCATAGTAACAACAGATGACAAATTATGTCTAGTTCACAAACCTG gTGGCAGTCCTATACGTCCTGAACAGCTAACCAACTGTTTTGACAGATCATTTGACAGAAGTAAAGAAATTAGTAGACTTATAGATGAAACAATACACAGTATAGATAGATGA